A portion of the Thermoflexus hugenholtzii JAD2 genome contains these proteins:
- a CDS encoding coiled-coil domain-containing protein: protein MAFTVEDLRDLAELLRAHPEWREPLWALLAAEEVRRMPERMERGFRRAARLILALYRAQRRQARETDARLAEMAEAIHRLGETVRHLAETVHGLAEAQRRTEENLQRLSEAFVTHHQEFLAYQAQTEARLAELNATVGNLAEVVQDLSGTIHSLAEAQRRTEENLQRLTEAFAAHRQEFLEHGAETDRRFAEMAEAIRNLSEAFTAHRQEFLEHRAETERRFAELAEAQRRTEESLAAHRAETDRRFAELAQAQRRTEETLQHVLLRQEQFQRTLDRFGQIVGVTVEGQMVEAVQRYLAERGYVLLEPIATLAIDRIGELDGIARVRGPDGEEAWFIISVKARLGPRAVHDFADLLRNAAVQEALRAYGVRGPVLPLIFGVVLDRRALELAREARIGLLLQAQGELVAPQPWALEATGNSEDP, encoded by the coding sequence ATGGCGTTCACGGTGGAGGATCTGCGGGATCTGGCGGAGCTGTTGCGGGCGCATCCCGAGTGGCGGGAGCCCCTGTGGGCCCTGCTGGCCGCCGAAGAAGTGCGCCGGATGCCCGAGCGGATGGAGCGGGGCTTCCGGCGAGCCGCCCGTCTGATCCTCGCCCTCTACCGCGCCCAGCGGCGGCAGGCTCGGGAGACCGACGCCCGCTTGGCGGAGATGGCCGAGGCCATCCACCGGCTGGGCGAGACCGTGCGCCACTTGGCCGAGACCGTGCACGGCCTGGCCGAAGCCCAGCGCCGCACCGAGGAAAACCTCCAGCGCCTGAGCGAGGCCTTTGTGACCCACCATCAGGAGTTCCTGGCCTACCAGGCCCAGACGGAGGCCCGTCTGGCAGAGCTCAACGCCACCGTCGGCAACCTGGCTGAAGTGGTTCAGGACTTAAGCGGGACCATACACAGCCTGGCCGAAGCCCAGCGCCGCACCGAGGAAAACCTCCAGCGCTTGACAGAGGCCTTCGCCGCCCATCGCCAGGAGTTCCTGGAACACGGGGCCGAAACCGACCGCCGCTTCGCCGAGATGGCCGAGGCCATCCGCAACCTGAGCGAAGCCTTCACCGCCCACCGCCAGGAGTTCCTGGAACACCGGGCCGAAACCGAGCGGCGTTTCGCCGAGCTCGCCGAGGCCCAGCGCCGCACTGAAGAATCCCTGGCCGCCCACCGAGCCGAAACCGACCGCCGCTTCGCCGAACTCGCCCAAGCCCAGCGCCGCACCGAGGAGACCCTGCAGCATGTCCTCCTGCGTCAGGAACAGTTCCAGCGCACCCTGGACCGGTTCGGCCAGATCGTCGGCGTGACCGTGGAAGGCCAGATGGTGGAGGCCGTGCAGCGTTATCTGGCGGAGCGCGGTTATGTCCTCCTGGAGCCGATCGCCACCCTGGCCATTGACCGGATTGGGGAGCTGGATGGGATCGCCCGGGTGCGCGGGCCGGACGGCGAGGAGGCCTGGTTCATCATCTCTGTAAAGGCCCGTCTCGGACCCCGTGCGGTTCACGATTTCGCGGACCTGCTGCGCAACGCCGCCGTGCAGGAAGCTCTGCGCGCATATGGCGTGCGAGGCCCTGTGCTGCCCCTGATCTTCGGGGTGGTCCTGGATCGTCGGGCGTTGGAGCTCGCGCGAGAGGCCCGCATCGGCCTTCTGCTGCAAGCCCAGGGCGAGCTGGTCGCCCCCCAACCCTGGGCCCTGGAAGCGACTGGGAACTCCGAAGATCCTTGA
- the hepT gene encoding type VII toxin-antitoxin system HepT family RNase toxin, which yields MEPIKTWRVYEEEKGRVEERLAEALAGEPDVVFAYLHGSFVEGEVFRDIDVAVFLDPFPTPAWPREAELAARLEATLRRAGLPFPVDVRALNAAPPAFRFAAIRPRHILLCRDEDRRADFEASTWSEHFDVRRLHEAYLRGVFQMIRYPSDRMRNLLSALFESQRALDSLARMPEADFLADPHRRGSARYHLVVSAEAIVDIAQHLIAQNRWRSPETYGEAIQVLREHGVIREALAQRLSDLIRMRHRLVHRYWEVDDRLVFQAIPQAMRDIEDFVQAIGVATGLRPGK from the coding sequence ATGGAGCCGATCAAGACCTGGCGGGTCTATGAGGAAGAAAAGGGCCGTGTCGAAGAGCGCTTGGCCGAGGCCTTGGCTGGGGAGCCTGATGTGGTCTTCGCCTACCTGCACGGCTCCTTCGTCGAGGGGGAAGTCTTCCGGGACATCGACGTCGCGGTGTTCCTGGATCCTTTTCCCACGCCGGCTTGGCCCCGGGAAGCGGAGCTGGCCGCTCGCCTGGAGGCGACGCTGCGCCGGGCCGGCCTCCCCTTCCCGGTGGACGTGCGGGCCCTGAACGCCGCGCCACCGGCCTTCCGCTTCGCCGCCATCCGGCCCCGCCACATCCTCCTCTGCCGCGACGAGGACCGCCGCGCCGACTTCGAGGCCTCGACCTGGTCGGAACACTTCGATGTCCGCCGCCTGCACGAAGCTTACCTGCGAGGTGTCTTCCAGATGATCCGCTATCCAAGCGATCGCATGCGCAACCTGCTCTCCGCGCTGTTCGAAAGCCAGCGCGCTCTCGACTCCCTTGCCCGGATGCCTGAAGCAGATTTCCTGGCCGACCCGCACCGACGGGGCAGCGCCCGGTATCACCTGGTGGTGTCGGCGGAAGCCATCGTGGATATCGCCCAGCATCTGATCGCTCAGAACCGCTGGCGCTCGCCGGAAACCTATGGTGAGGCGATTCAAGTGCTCCGGGAGCATGGGGTGATCCGCGAGGCCCTCGCGCAGCGCCTCTCCGACTTGATTCGTATGCGCCATCGGCTGGTTCATCGCTACTGGGAGGTAGATGATCGCCTCGTCTTCCAAGCAATCCCCCAGGCGATGCGGGACATCGAGGACTTCGTCCAGGCCATCGGGGTCGCGACAGGGCTTCGCCCCGGAAAGTAG
- a CDS encoding response regulator translates to MIPERTPMRALIVEDDPAWRQLLAEELEELGLQVDAAPDVPTALAWLRERPYALAVVDISLDPGDHRDRGGFRVLDALAERSPSVPAIALTGYATVEMAVEALTRHRAADFLRKETFRRRAFREVAARLLHRELLPSAPSPSPSAPAGAPSASHPGPRALVVEDDPGWQDLYRELLGEIGLAVETASSYGEALAWLEQGSFALLIVDLQLASSMDPFGNRDGLRLLRVARRRGLPTIAVSATASADEVEMAYQSLGVMAFLDKAAFNRQNFLQFVRQALAGRPRPAPARPAGTLSPEDQAALASLTPREREVLRWMAHGLTNKEIAERLVVSPNTVKKQVDSILSKLGVHTRAAAVRKAILGGLLEDPPGNPPARPR, encoded by the coding sequence ATGATCCCGGAGCGCACGCCGATGCGCGCGCTGATCGTAGAAGATGACCCGGCCTGGCGGCAGCTGCTCGCCGAGGAGCTCGAGGAGCTGGGGCTGCAGGTCGACGCCGCCCCAGACGTCCCCACCGCCCTGGCCTGGTTGCGGGAGCGCCCCTACGCGCTGGCCGTGGTGGACATCTCCCTCGACCCCGGGGATCACCGGGATCGGGGTGGGTTCCGCGTCCTGGACGCCCTGGCCGAGCGAAGCCCGTCGGTCCCGGCCATCGCCCTGACCGGCTACGCCACCGTTGAGATGGCCGTGGAGGCTCTGACCCGTCATCGGGCGGCCGATTTCCTGCGGAAGGAGACCTTCCGACGTCGAGCCTTTCGGGAGGTCGCCGCTCGCCTCCTTCATCGGGAGCTCCTCCCCTCCGCGCCTTCGCCTTCCCCGTCTGCTCCCGCCGGGGCCCCGTCGGCATCGCACCCAGGCCCCCGGGCCCTGGTGGTGGAGGACGACCCGGGCTGGCAGGATCTTTACCGGGAGTTGCTGGGGGAGATCGGCCTGGCGGTGGAGACGGCCTCCTCCTACGGCGAGGCCCTGGCTTGGCTGGAGCAGGGATCCTTCGCCCTGCTCATCGTCGACCTCCAGCTGGCCAGCTCTATGGATCCCTTCGGCAATCGGGACGGGTTGCGGCTGCTGCGGGTGGCCCGGCGGCGAGGATTGCCCACCATCGCTGTCAGCGCCACCGCTTCCGCCGATGAGGTGGAGATGGCCTACCAGAGCCTGGGGGTCATGGCCTTCCTGGACAAAGCCGCCTTTAACCGGCAGAACTTCCTGCAGTTTGTCCGGCAGGCCTTAGCCGGGCGCCCCCGGCCGGCCCCTGCCCGCCCCGCCGGGACGCTCTCGCCGGAGGACCAGGCCGCCCTGGCCTCCCTCACCCCCCGGGAGCGGGAGGTCCTGCGTTGGATGGCCCACGGGCTGACCAACAAGGAGATCGCCGAACGGCTCGTGGTCTCCCCCAACACGGTTAAGAAACAGGTCGACAGCATCCTGAGCAAGCTGGGCGTTCACACCCGCGCCGCCGCGGTGCGCAAGGCCATCCTGGGCGGGCTGCTGGAGGATCCCCCAGGCAATCCCCCCGCCCGGCCCCGGTGA
- a CDS encoding GAF domain-containing protein has product MRELCQRLKAAGERLAGLPPETPLPECMRRIGEEALRLLEGREAPAAILFCYDPEQGGLDPASRVAVGKTGELTGPDWPRPDGMAAHALLHRRRVLSWEAPDIPIHPAKQAAGARSVGCWPLLTAEGPVGVLYLSCREERPFTEEEIEAIEAFTGLATLALQRARAMERLRQALGRATRELEELRRMDHLLSARADPQEVLEAILRIALELTGARFGTLRLVDRGRRRLVLGAVIGRPLLPNVAPELDLDETSIVGWVAVHGRSLRIDDLHTSPWASIYRPWLAGHEIRAELAVPLIGAGGEAEGVLNLESPEPGAFTEADQRLLEMLAARAVIALQEMRLLRGMQEITGQLLHAGREALFAHAVALACELLQASDGAIWLIHPEGPPALAFATHPTMAGTAGLAEAVCRARRPLSFETGGWALAVPMLDPTGAVRGVFVVHSSRPRTFTERDQRLLIILANHAALAVQLAEHVRALQEARERQAIMEAFAAVGDIAANLLHRLNNYIGLIPARLEGLREKRPALLEDAYLHAILQEIESRARAAMDAVREAMVYLRPMAPRPIPVLPCLEMALRDLRIPEGIRLEVVGLEDLPPVMAGEPQLALVFFNLIENAVEALGESGWIRIEGAAGPQDVILTVRDNGPGIPPEIQERIFELDFSTKRAPKKLGFGLWWVKLLIQRFGGEIRVESAPGQGTAFHIRLPRAPMDPGGMPSRLEGKEGASR; this is encoded by the coding sequence ATGCGCGAGCTGTGCCAGCGCCTGAAGGCGGCGGGGGAGCGCCTGGCCGGCCTCCCCCCTGAAACGCCGCTCCCCGAATGCATGCGCCGCATCGGGGAGGAGGCCCTCCGCCTGCTGGAGGGCCGGGAGGCGCCCGCCGCCATCCTGTTCTGCTACGATCCGGAACAGGGCGGCCTGGATCCAGCCTCCCGCGTGGCTGTGGGGAAGACCGGGGAGCTCACCGGGCCGGACTGGCCCCGGCCGGACGGGATGGCCGCCCATGCGCTTCTCCATCGACGGCGCGTCCTCTCCTGGGAGGCGCCGGACATCCCCATCCATCCCGCGAAACAGGCGGCGGGCGCCCGCAGCGTGGGGTGCTGGCCTCTGCTGACCGCCGAGGGGCCGGTGGGAGTGCTCTACCTCTCATGCCGGGAGGAGCGCCCCTTCACCGAAGAGGAGATCGAAGCCATCGAGGCCTTCACCGGCCTGGCCACCCTCGCCCTGCAGCGGGCGCGGGCCATGGAGCGCCTCCGGCAGGCGCTGGGCCGGGCCACCCGTGAGCTGGAAGAGCTGCGGCGCATGGATCACCTCCTCAGCGCCCGGGCCGATCCCCAGGAGGTGCTGGAGGCCATCCTGCGGATCGCCCTGGAGCTGACCGGCGCCCGTTTCGGCACGCTGCGCCTGGTGGACCGCGGGCGCCGGCGCCTGGTGCTGGGCGCGGTGATCGGCCGCCCTCTGCTCCCCAATGTAGCGCCCGAGCTGGACCTGGACGAGACCAGCATCGTCGGATGGGTGGCCGTCCACGGCCGCTCGCTGCGCATCGATGACCTGCACACCTCGCCCTGGGCCTCGATCTATCGGCCCTGGCTGGCCGGTCACGAGATCCGCGCGGAGCTCGCCGTGCCGCTGATCGGAGCCGGCGGGGAGGCGGAGGGCGTGCTGAACCTGGAAAGCCCGGAGCCCGGGGCCTTCACGGAGGCCGACCAGCGGCTGCTGGAGATGCTGGCCGCCCGGGCGGTGATCGCCCTCCAGGAGATGCGGCTGCTGCGGGGTATGCAGGAGATCACCGGGCAGCTCCTCCATGCCGGCCGCGAGGCCCTCTTCGCCCACGCCGTCGCCCTGGCCTGCGAGCTGCTGCAGGCCTCCGACGGCGCCATCTGGCTGATCCACCCCGAGGGCCCGCCGGCCCTCGCCTTCGCCACCCACCCCACCATGGCCGGGACCGCCGGGCTGGCCGAGGCGGTGTGCCGGGCCCGCCGCCCCCTCTCCTTCGAGACCGGCGGATGGGCCCTGGCCGTGCCGATGCTGGACCCCACCGGCGCCGTCCGCGGAGTGTTCGTCGTCCATTCCTCCCGCCCGCGCACCTTCACCGAGCGCGACCAGCGTCTGCTGATCATCCTGGCCAACCACGCCGCCCTGGCTGTCCAGCTGGCCGAACACGTCCGGGCCCTTCAGGAGGCCCGGGAGCGTCAGGCGATCATGGAGGCCTTCGCCGCCGTCGGCGACATCGCCGCCAACCTCCTCCACCGCCTCAACAACTACATCGGCCTGATCCCGGCGCGCCTGGAGGGGCTGCGGGAGAAGCGGCCGGCCCTCCTCGAAGACGCTTATCTCCACGCGATCCTGCAGGAGATCGAAAGCCGGGCCCGGGCGGCGATGGACGCGGTGCGGGAGGCCATGGTCTACCTGCGGCCGATGGCCCCCCGCCCCATCCCGGTCCTCCCCTGTCTGGAGATGGCCCTGCGAGATCTGCGGATCCCGGAGGGGATCCGGCTGGAGGTCGTCGGGCTGGAGGATCTGCCACCGGTGATGGCCGGGGAGCCCCAGCTGGCCCTGGTCTTCTTCAACCTGATCGAGAACGCGGTGGAGGCCCTGGGGGAGAGCGGCTGGATCCGCATCGAGGGAGCCGCCGGCCCCCAGGACGTGATCCTCACCGTCCGGGACAACGGGCCGGGGATCCCCCCGGAGATCCAGGAGCGGATCTTCGAGCTGGATTTCTCCACCAAGCGCGCGCCGAAAAAGCTGGGCTTCGGCCTGTGGTGGGTGAAGTTGCTCATCCAGCGGTTCGGCGGGGAGATCCGGGTGGAAAGCGCCCCGGGCCAGGGCACAGCCTTTCACATCCGTCTGCCCCGCGCCCCGATGGATCCGGGCGGGATGCCTTCACGCCTTGAGGGAAAGGAGGGAGCGAGCCGATGA
- the pheS gene encoding phenylalanine--tRNA ligase subunit alpha translates to MVTVDELERLREEALRELEGLDTEEALQAWYAGYLGRRSRLMEAFAILGTLPRELRPAIGRKANEVKEALEAAYAARREALRQAALRRELEAPPLDVTLPGRPVRAGRLHPATRTLREIVAIFAEMGFQVFTSRDVETDEYNFQLLNIPPHHPARDMWSTFYTDREGVILRTHTSPGQIHAMRAFCPEPIRVILPGMCYRYEQITARSEIMFHQVEGLAVGPGVTMSDLKGTLADFARRMFGPERKVRFRASYFPFTEPSVEVDIDCILCEGRGCRVCKHTGWLEIAGAGMVHPVVLQNGGYDPRRFTGFAFGMGPQRITMLKHRIDDIRYFWANDLRFLEQFD, encoded by the coding sequence ATGGTCACCGTGGACGAGCTGGAACGATTGCGTGAGGAGGCGTTGCGGGAGCTGGAGGGGCTGGACACCGAGGAGGCCCTCCAGGCCTGGTATGCCGGTTATCTGGGCCGGCGCAGTCGGCTGATGGAAGCCTTTGCGATCCTGGGGACCCTCCCCCGGGAGCTGCGGCCGGCCATCGGGCGCAAGGCCAACGAGGTCAAAGAGGCCCTCGAGGCAGCCTACGCCGCGCGGCGGGAGGCCCTGCGCCAAGCCGCCCTGCGCCGCGAGCTGGAGGCCCCGCCCCTGGACGTCACCTTGCCCGGCCGTCCGGTTCGCGCCGGCCGGCTTCACCCGGCCACGCGCACTCTCCGGGAGATCGTCGCCATCTTCGCCGAGATGGGCTTCCAGGTCTTCACCAGCCGGGACGTGGAGACCGATGAATACAACTTCCAGCTGCTCAACATCCCACCCCATCACCCCGCCCGGGATATGTGGAGCACATTCTACACCGACCGGGAGGGAGTGATCCTGCGCACCCACACCTCCCCGGGACAGATCCATGCCATGCGGGCCTTCTGCCCGGAGCCCATCCGGGTGATCCTGCCCGGGATGTGTTATCGTTACGAGCAGATCACCGCCCGCTCCGAGATCATGTTCCATCAGGTGGAGGGGCTGGCCGTGGGCCCCGGGGTGACCATGAGCGACCTCAAGGGCACCCTGGCGGACTTCGCCCGCCGGATGTTCGGACCCGAGCGCAAGGTCCGCTTCCGCGCCTCGTATTTCCCCTTCACCGAGCCCAGCGTGGAGGTGGACATCGACTGCATCCTCTGCGAGGGGCGAGGCTGCCGGGTCTGCAAGCACACCGGCTGGCTCGAGATCGCCGGCGCCGGGATGGTGCACCCCGTGGTCCTGCAGAACGGCGGCTACGACCCCCGCCGCTTCACCGGCTTCGCCTTCGGCATGGGGCCGCAACGGATCACTATGCTCAAACATCGCATTGACGATATTCGATATTTCTGGGCCAACGACCTACGCTTCTTAGAGCAGTTCGATTAG
- the pheT gene encoding phenylalanine--tRNA ligase subunit beta, translating to MRVPLRWLQEYVRIDLSPEELAERLTLAGLEVTAIERFGVPGAPLEWDRERIVVGQVLRVERHPNADRLLLATVDYGRGEPKVVVTGAPNLFPFLERPPERPLKVAFALEGATLYDGHQPGWVKMTLQGRAIRGVYSDAMVCSEKELGISEDHEGILLLDPEAPVGMPLADYMGDVVLEIDLTPNLAHAFSIIGVAREVAALTGKRLRYPPTVVKALGPAARRLVGIRIEDPEGCPRYAAMVIQDVRVGPSPYWMQWRLRLCGMRPINNIVDITNYVMLEWGQPLHAFDYDRLVERAGGRPPTIIVRRARPGERIRTLDGMERDLDPEDLLICDEAGPIAIAGVMGGAETEVGEATRAVLLESANFDFISIRRTAARHKLPSEASARFGRGIHPALTLPAARRAAAFMQRLADGVVARGIVDAYARKARRVTLPLSAQDVERVLGFAIPPREIERILRALEFRVEPARPPARSRSAPAAWRVTVPDHRLDCQRPEDLIEEVARIWGYDRMPETRLRDLLPPQRGNPAWAFEERVRDILVACGLQEVITYALIHPDEEARLAPPGVANPYTALDYVRLINPISEERTVLRHTLLPGLLRTLRANLRFRERVAIFEVGKVFLPRPGEALPEEPRRIGIALTGPRDPASWLPVDRGRMDFFDLKGVVEALLERLHIPGVAFERAEHPSLHPGRGAEVKAGGRSLGILGELHPLVRRAWELPDQPVLIAELDLEALQALASIAHVFEAVPRVPPVVEDLAFIVPESVPAAALAAVLREAGAPLVREVRLFDVYQGPPIPPGHRSLAFTVFYQAEDRTLTDREVAALRERLIRAAAERLGAVVRQKEEGM from the coding sequence ATGCGGGTTCCGTTGCGCTGGCTGCAGGAATACGTGAGGATCGATCTGTCGCCAGAGGAGCTGGCCGAGCGCCTGACCCTGGCCGGCTTGGAGGTGACCGCCATCGAGCGGTTCGGGGTCCCCGGCGCCCCCCTGGAATGGGACCGGGAGCGGATCGTCGTTGGGCAGGTCCTCCGGGTGGAGCGCCATCCCAACGCCGACCGCCTGCTCCTGGCCACGGTGGACTACGGCCGGGGGGAGCCGAAGGTGGTGGTCACCGGCGCGCCCAACCTGTTCCCCTTCCTGGAACGCCCGCCGGAGCGCCCTCTCAAGGTGGCCTTCGCCCTGGAAGGGGCCACCCTCTACGACGGCCACCAGCCGGGCTGGGTGAAGATGACCCTCCAGGGCCGGGCCATCCGCGGCGTCTACTCCGATGCGATGGTCTGCTCGGAGAAGGAGCTGGGGATCTCCGAGGACCACGAGGGGATCCTCCTGCTGGACCCGGAGGCGCCGGTGGGGATGCCCCTGGCGGACTACATGGGGGACGTGGTGCTGGAGATTGATCTCACCCCCAACCTGGCCCACGCCTTCTCGATCATCGGGGTGGCCCGAGAGGTGGCCGCCCTCACCGGCAAGCGTCTGCGCTACCCTCCCACCGTTGTGAAGGCACTCGGCCCGGCGGCCCGCCGCCTCGTGGGGATCCGCATTGAAGACCCGGAGGGTTGCCCTCGCTACGCTGCGATGGTCATCCAGGACGTGCGGGTCGGTCCTTCCCCCTACTGGATGCAGTGGCGGCTGCGGTTGTGCGGGATGCGCCCCATCAACAACATCGTGGATATCACCAACTATGTGATGCTGGAATGGGGCCAGCCCCTCCACGCCTTCGACTACGACCGGCTGGTGGAGCGGGCCGGCGGCCGCCCCCCCACGATCATCGTCCGCCGCGCCCGCCCCGGCGAGCGGATCCGCACCCTGGATGGGATGGAGCGAGATCTGGATCCGGAGGACCTCCTGATCTGTGACGAGGCCGGCCCCATCGCCATCGCCGGGGTGATGGGGGGCGCGGAGACGGAGGTCGGGGAGGCCACCCGCGCCGTCCTCCTGGAGTCCGCGAACTTCGACTTCATCTCCATCCGTCGCACGGCCGCCCGCCATAAGCTGCCCAGCGAGGCCAGCGCCCGCTTCGGACGAGGGATCCACCCGGCGCTCACCCTCCCCGCCGCCCGACGGGCCGCCGCCTTCATGCAGCGCCTGGCCGATGGGGTCGTGGCCCGCGGGATCGTCGACGCCTACGCCCGCAAGGCCCGACGGGTGACCCTCCCGCTCTCCGCGCAGGATGTGGAGCGCGTGCTGGGCTTCGCCATCCCGCCCCGCGAGATCGAGCGGATCCTGCGCGCCCTGGAGTTCCGGGTCGAGCCCGCCCGGCCTCCCGCCCGCTCCCGCTCCGCCCCGGCCGCCTGGCGGGTCACCGTCCCCGATCATCGGCTGGACTGCCAGCGCCCGGAGGATCTCATCGAGGAGGTCGCCCGCATCTGGGGCTATGACCGGATGCCGGAGACCCGGCTCCGGGATCTCCTGCCCCCGCAGCGGGGCAACCCCGCCTGGGCCTTCGAGGAGCGGGTCCGGGACATCCTGGTGGCCTGCGGGCTCCAGGAAGTGATCACCTACGCCCTGATCCATCCGGACGAGGAAGCCCGTCTGGCCCCTCCCGGCGTCGCCAATCCCTACACGGCCCTGGACTACGTCCGGCTGATCAACCCCATCAGCGAGGAGCGCACCGTCCTCCGCCACACCCTGCTCCCCGGGTTGCTGCGCACCCTTCGCGCCAACCTCCGGTTCCGGGAACGGGTGGCGATCTTCGAAGTTGGGAAGGTCTTTCTCCCCCGTCCCGGAGAGGCCCTTCCGGAGGAGCCGCGGCGGATCGGCATCGCCCTCACCGGGCCGCGGGATCCCGCCTCGTGGCTTCCCGTGGATCGGGGGCGGATGGACTTCTTCGATCTGAAGGGCGTCGTTGAGGCGTTGCTGGAGCGCTTGCACATCCCGGGGGTGGCCTTCGAGCGGGCGGAACATCCGAGCCTGCACCCGGGCCGGGGAGCGGAGGTGAAGGCCGGTGGACGTTCCCTGGGGATCCTGGGGGAGCTGCACCCGCTGGTGCGCCGGGCCTGGGAGCTGCCGGATCAGCCCGTCCTGATCGCCGAGCTGGATCTGGAAGCCCTGCAGGCGCTGGCTTCCATCGCGCATGTCTTTGAGGCGGTGCCTCGGGTGCCCCCGGTGGTGGAGGACTTAGCCTTCATCGTGCCGGAGAGCGTGCCGGCTGCCGCCCTGGCCGCCGTGCTGCGCGAGGCCGGCGCCCCCCTGGTCCGCGAAGTGCGCCTCTTCGACGTCTACCAGGGGCCGCCCATCCCGCCCGGGCACCGCAGCCTGGCTTTCACTGTGTTCTATCAAGCGGAGGACCGCACCCTCACGGACCGGGAGGTGGCCGCGTTGCGGGAACGCCTCATCCGCGCGGCCGCCGAACGGCTCGGCGCCGTCGTCCGTCAGAAAGAGGAGGGGATGTGA